The genomic stretch GAGAACTACAATGCAGTTATTTAATCAATAAGCTGGTTGAATTATTAGCAAAACCTTCCAGATTGCTTTTGTGACTGAAAGGTGAATATGAGACCGCAAAATGGCATCCATAACTAGTCATCGAACCGTAGAGACATTTACTAGTGGCATGAAGATTTACCAAGGTTGTTTCGATAACCCAACATGTTCTTAATTAGCATCGAATGATCCGAAACAGTCAGAAGTAAAACAAATGTGCTATCCAAGCTTTCAAGAAATCCAACAAAACAACTCCTAAGTCCATACAATTTGATTATGTgaagaagaaaatgaaaaataCTTGTTTATTATCACTGGCTGTTTGAATTCATACACAATCATTTGTTTTTATAGATAACAATGATGTTAAGGGCAATGATCAagcaataatccataaatatatTTTGCATTAGGTAACTTAATGAAGAGGTGTTTCACAAAGCCAACAAAACTAATACCTAGGATAGGGAGAGCCCTTGATTGGCTTCTGCCCATACTTCCTCCATGAGCAGTCATCAGCAGGGATGTCTGCAAGCTTGTTACTGATAGCAGGAACCTTGATTGTTCTCTTCACTCTCAATTTCCTGCAAAAGAACAATCAAAAGATTCTGAATGAGAATATCATCTTGAGGAATCAAGCCAAATCATGAAAGGCCTGACCTCTTCTTCGAGCAGTGGCACCTGCTTGTTTTCCCACATTTGCCTCCGCTTCCATCAATTCCTCCACCAGAGCACCTTCTATCATGCGGGTGCCAGTTCATGGGATTGGACAACTGCGGTCCGCCGAACAGGTTGAAGGCCTTCCCATCCATGCTCCCCATGCTTCCATCGATGCTCAGGGATGACAAGAAGGACCTAGAGGACGACGCAGTCGCCGTGCAACTCGAAGTGTCAAACATGAGGTTCAAGCCGCCGTTGCTCCTCTCGCACATCTCGTTCTGGAGCTTCAGCTGTTGCTGAAGCTGGAACAGACGGTTGTTGTGCTGCTGGTGGAGGAAATGGAGGTGAGTGGGGGTAGGACTGCTGAGGGTCGCTTGGATTTCCGATGCAGGGTTCTCAAGGAACATTCTTGGTGGGATTTGTGGAGGCATGTTGGCAGTGGAACCCAACTCATTAACTGGCTTCTGTAGTAGGTTTCTTGGAAGGAGTTGGAGCAGCACCGCAGAAGGGTCAGCTCTGGAGGCAGCTGGGTTGTCTAAGAAGATGCTGTGGTTGAAGCGGAGCTGATGGGGACTCTTGAGCCTCCTCAGCCTTGCATGGCCAACACCATTTCCAAGCATCGAAACAACCTTGGTAAACTTAGAAACAGCAGTTCCTGTCTCTGCCAGTAGACTCTTGTGAGCTAAGGGTTGGTGTTGTGTCTCAGACAGTAAGCTCAGCACTCTGTGGCAGCTCTCCACAGCTGCCATATTAGCGTCTTCCACTCCTTCCATTTCAGCAACCCCAACAAATCCCGTCCAGGCTCTCTTTCAACGACACGAATCCCTCATCTGTCCCAACCTAGAGAACCAGAGAAATCTGAGCAACAAAAATTACACATTTCAAAAGGTCTTGCTAATCTCTTTCAGTCTCGAAGCGTGAAAAGCAAATGTTATGATCCAAATGCGACTCAATCAAaagaaaaggggaagaaaatCGAAGTATCTCCTGTAAAACAGATTAAAATCATGATGTCTCCAAAATCGAACACAAGAAACCGCCATGAGAGAGGTAAGCTCAGGGGTTCCAAGGTCCGATTTTGACGATACAGACCAGCTAAAGCTGCCCTTTTTTGCCTTGCACCGATTGCATCAAACTAAACTAACACAGAAATACGCAAGAAATACTAGATTTCAGAGGAAGGGTGAAAACGAGAAGGTAAAACCCCACTATAGAAGAGAGGTGAGAAGGAAACCCTAAGGGATCGGTTGCCGAGGTGGAACCGTGTCGAGGGAAAGACTCGAGGccgcaataaaataaaatatatatatatatatatatataatccttttTTAATCCAAAAACACAGCATAAATTAAAGAATTAGATTCCGAAAGCGAGGAAGAAAGCGCATGTAATTTTAATGAACAGAAATATAGCGGTGGACTTCGCGGCACGGGAGGAGATCTCCACCGCCGGAGTTCGATCAGACGGTCATGGGCTATGACGAGTGGGCCCCGCTCTCCTCCTGCTTGAATGGGTTGCCGCGTGGGTTCCTTGTCATCTTCCTTCTCCGAGCGGAGATCTTCTCCAAGAAACGGATTCGTATAGCAGAATCGAACGATGATGATTTATCCATAAGAACAATGGACGGAGATCCGATGATGCTGGATAGAGAAGCTTTTCGTCGAAGTCGCAGCGGTTGGGATGACGGGGCGAAACGGCGGGACACGTCACCACGTGCATGTCGACCCCAGATGGGGTTTTGTGGTGGCGGTTGGATGACGCGGGCGTGGGGCCCCCATCGCATGGGCGACGACGCCGCTGACTGATCGTGGGCCACCACGGCTCACGTGGCCATGGGCCCCGGTCGCCTGATCCGGGTCGGATCCGATCGAACTTTGATCCGATTTCTTGGAACATTTTAGTATTTATCTCAACCTACTTCAACAGTATCACATATAAAAAGACAACACATGATGTAATAGCGACTTTTCCTTTCTTTCATGTACACATCATATGCTATATAGAAGCAAAATCTATCGTACCGAAGCGTATCGCCTGTATTGGGTAGTATGTATCGGTCCGATAGGTTATCGATACGCGAACAGTCCGATATCactacagtgctatagtatatataaaaaataaaaaattattcgataCATCAAGACGTACCACtcgatacaccggtaccgtaccgtatcgaacCCGATTCGAAACATCAATACGATACGATACAACGAACCTTACATAAAAGGACATGATATAGCAGTTGGCTGCTATTTATTATCATCAACTAGATTAATAATTAATAATCAAGATGGAGAAGCACATGCACATTTGACCTCAAACAATAAGAATTAAACGGAGATAATGTACAATGCGGGGTAGAAAGAACATCAAAATGCAATGGGTGCAGAAAGGAAATCCAACTTGCAACTCCGGTCGACTGTCTACCTTCTAAGGAAAAGTCAAAACAAAACAACACAGAGTTGGAATGTTATTGGAGGTTGcctgtagaaagaaagaataaaaatatggCAAACATGCCAAGTATGGGAAAAGTTCAGATCATATTTTCCACATGACATTGCTGTGAGCGTGTGTTGATTCCTGGAAGCTGGCGATGAAGCTTCTTCTCGACTTCCATTAGAGCTCCCTGTACAACTCTCTCAACATCAGCTGTCGCCATCTATTACAAAGTCAAAACATAAAAAAGTAAGAAATGGAACCATCAGCAGCACATAGATCGCAATTAAAACATTCAACAAGGTGATATGTAGTATTAATCTTAACCTCGGCAGACTGATGCACATGTGCTCCTATCCGAGGTATTATAGGGTTGAGAAGGGTAGGTTTTGATAAACTAAGAGCAGGTATTAAGTAAATAGGTGACTAAGGATGCTGACTTCTTCTAGCTTAAAAATGGAGGTTTTGATGATTCATCTGAGTCATGTAGCTTTCTCTGGAACAGGCTGCTGAGGTCTTTCCAACCTAGGACTCAGGGATGTTGAAAATAACAAAATTACttatagaaaaaaagaagaaacatctGAAAGAGTAGCAGTTTCCACTTCTTTTTTCTGAGAAAATCTCCTCTAATTCGTACCGTAGACAAAATCTCTAGATGaaccttcaaaagaaattttatatgTTTGCATTTGCAGTAAAGTTTTCGATCGGGAATATATGGAGGAATAGCATGACCAGTGAGCAGAATCCATTCAGACGAAAAATCAACTCAAAAGACTAGACAATCTAACTTAGATAGCAGATGCATAGTATCAGGAACTAAAAATCATATATGTCAAGAACTCAGTAAATTCCTAGTATTATTGCAAGAGCAGCTTATTACCCCCATCACCAATATGAACTCTGCAATCTAAGTTGGGAACATGTTCATCTAAGTTGGATTACAAAAGTTG from Musa acuminata AAA Group cultivar baxijiao chromosome BXJ1-3, Cavendish_Baxijiao_AAA, whole genome shotgun sequence encodes the following:
- the LOC135633836 gene encoding protein WRKY1-like — translated: MEGVEDANMAAVESCHRVLSLLSETQHQPLAHKSLLAETGTAVSKFTKVVSMLGNGVGHARLRRLKSPHQLRFNHSIFLDNPAASRADPSAVLLQLLPRNLLQKPVNELGSTANMPPQIPPRMFLENPASEIQATLSSPTPTHLHFLHQQHNNRLFQLQQQLKLQNEMCERSNGGLNLMFDTSSCTATASSSRSFLSSLSIDGSMGSMDGKAFNLFGGPQLSNPMNWHPHDRRCSGGGIDGSGGKCGKTSRCHCSKKRKLRVKRTIKVPAISNKLADIPADDCSWRKYGQKPIKGSPYPRGYYKCSSMRGCPARKHVERCIEDPTMLIVTYEGEHNHAKL